One window of Esox lucius isolate fEsoLuc1 chromosome 25, fEsoLuc1.pri, whole genome shotgun sequence genomic DNA carries:
- the LOC105008212 gene encoding N-acyl-aromatic-L-amino acid amidohydrolase (carboxylate-forming) A, with the protein MMDPVSLPPLSRIAICGGTHGNEMSGVHLVRELQRQKMEKVGSAALTTVISNPCAIQVCRRYIDKDLNRCFTDAILSSPVTGDTPYEVRRAQELSALLGPKGSVQAMDLVCDLHNSTSNMGLSLITYFNQDPLILHICRHIQRKVTLAPVRLIQLDTPHSDAYSLDSIGKHSFSIEVGPQPHGVIRADIFNIMKEAVDQTLEWVRCFNSGSAFEGAEVDNVYIFVKSVEYPRDPETNHVTAVIHPQLQDRDFCLLRPGDPMFLTFSGDTVKYEGEEVLHPFFVNEGAYYEKNIAFHLGRRITLTIPSLQMKGH; encoded by the exons ATG ATGGATCCAGTCTCTCTCCCACCACTGTCCCGCATTGCCATCTGTGGCGGTACCCATGGAAACGAGATGTCGGGCGTGCACCTGGTGAGGGAGCTGCAGAGGCAGAAGATGGAGAAGGTGGGGTCAGCCGCCTTGACCACGGTCATATCCAATCCGTGTGCCATCCAAGTGTGCAGAAGATACATCGACAAGGACCTCAACCGCTGTTTCACGGATGCCATACTTAG TTCACCTGTGACAGGTGACACCCCGTATGAGGTGAGGCGAGCGCAGGAGCTCAGCGCTCTGCTCGGTCCCAAGGGCAGTGTTCAGGCCATGGACCTGGTGTGTGACCTCCACAACTCTACATCCAACATGGGCCTCAGTCTCATTACCTACTTCAACCAAGACCCGCTCATCTTACACATCTGCAGACATATCCAG AGGAAGGTAACATTGGCGCCCGTGAGGTTGATCCAGCTGGACACCCCTCACAGTGACGCCTACTCTCTTGACTCCATTGGCAAGCACAGtttct CAATAGAGGTGGGGCCTCAACCCCATGGGGTCATCAGAGCTGACATCTTTAACATCATGAAGGAGGCCGTCGACCAGACACTAGAATGGGTCAGGTGTTTCAACTCAG GAAGTGCCTTTGAAGGTGCCGAGGTGGACAACGTATACATCTTCGTGAAAAGCGTTGAGTACCCGAGGGACCCAGAGACCAATCACGTCACTGCTGTTATACATCCTCAACTGCAG GACCGAGACTTCTGCCTCCTACGTCCGGGAGATCCcatgttcctgacattttctgggGACACAGTGAAGTACGAAGGAGAAGAAGTCCTCCATCCCTTCTTTGTGAATGAGGGTGCATACTATGAGAAGAACATTGCCTTCCACCTGGGACGTAGGATAACACTCACCATCCCCAGCTTGCAAATGAAGGGACACTGA